Proteins encoded together in one Astatotilapia calliptera chromosome 7, fAstCal1.2, whole genome shotgun sequence window:
- the nacc2 gene encoding nucleus accumbens-associated protein 2: protein MSQLLHVEIPNFGATVLGSLNEQRLLGHYCDVSILVKGQAFKAHRAVLAASSLYFRDLFSSSTKTQFELPSSVTPACFEQILTFCYTGKLTMAASEQLVVMYTAGYLQIQHIVEKGMDLMFKANSPHCDSQTMGSLEETVSEPQSPCNNGNGLAVAALLGTPGWSSTLLIPQRKIKIEGGEPLPLTVPSTPSKTSPSELGSRLGRAGPLFYTTAGGTPIPGMPAFSLQGTSGSGAGGGGAAGGDRSSPGASSLPTTDSPTSYQNEDEEFEEEPYDGITEETYSHLYGRSANPYGIQDKPEMASMPLSLENRNCVLIRRDLVALPASLISQIGYRCHPKLYTEGDPGEKLELVAGTQVFMTRGQLMNCHLCAGIKHKVLLRRLLATFFDRNTLANSCGTGIRSSTSDPSRKPLDSRVLNAVKLYCQNFNPNFKESEMNVIAADMCTNARRVRKRWLPKIKSMLPDGMDVYRAGMGMSAAIGLGLTLGAPQSGLPLTFEADFKTLEQRLYPDRKDPLRTHPPLTEGSPGSGAAGAEAEDEGEGAVQEEQEEDEDEARLEGVNRSLGAIPGAEAGNCGDTPAEQEAENFGHGARVNGQ, encoded by the exons ATGTCCCAGCTGCTCCATGTGGAGATCCCAAACTTTGGAGCTACGGTTCTGGGTTCCCTTAATGAGCAGCGCTTGCTGGGACACTACTGTGATGTATCCATACTGGTTAAAG GCCAGGCTTTCAAAGCCCACCGGGCTGTTTTGGCCGCCAGCAGCCTCTACTTTCGTGACCTCTTCAGCAGCTCCACCAAGACCCAGTTTGAGTTGCCTTCCTCAGTCACACCTGCTTGCTTTGAGCAGATCCTCACTTTCTGCTACACAGGGAAGCTAACAATGGCAGCTAGTGAACAGCTGGTGGTCATGTACACAGCTGGCTACCTCCAAATTCAGCATATAGTTGAAAAAGGCATGGACCTAATGTTTAAGGCAAACTCACCTCACTGTGACTCGCAGACAATGGGGTCCTTAGAAGAAACGGTATCTGAGCCACAGAGTCCTTGTAATAATGGCAACGGCCTGGCAGTGGCTGCCCTTCTAGGGACCCCGGGATGGTCTTCGACTCTGCTCATACCGCAGCGTAAGATTAAAATTGAAGGAGGTGAGCCCTTGCCCCTGACTGTACCTTCAACGCCAAGTAAGACTTCGCCTTCAGAGCTTGGAAGTAGACTGGGGAGGGCCGGGCCGCTTTTCTACACAACAGCTGGAGGGACCCCTATCCCTGGTATGCCTGCTTTCAGCCTCCAGGGGACTAGTGGCagtggagctggaggaggaggagcagccggCGGTGACAGGTCCAGCCCCGGAGCTTCCAGTCTGCCCACAACCGACAGTCCCACGTCCTACCAGAACGAGGATGAGGAGTTTGAGGAGGAGCCCTACGATGGGATCACAGAGGAGACCTACAGTCATCTTTATGGACGTTCAGCCAATCCCTACGGGA tccaaGACAAGCCGGAGATGGCGTCGATGCCCTTGTCCTTGGAGAACCGCAACTGCGTGCTGATCCGCAGGGACCTTGTGGCGCTGCCTGCAAGCCTCATAAGCCAGATAGGCTACCGCTGCCATCCTAAGCTCTATACTGAGGGGGACCCTGGAGAGAAGCTGGAGCTGGTGGCGG GTACACAAGTGTTCATGACTCGAGGCCAGCTGATGAATTGTCATCTATGTGCCGGCATCAAACACAAAGTCTTGCTCCGCCGTCTCTTAGCCACATTCTTTGACAG AAACACTTTAGCCAATAGCTGTGGGACGGGCATTCGCTCTTCTACTAGTGATCCCAGCAGGAAACCCCTGGACAGCAGGGTCCTCAACGCTGTCAAAC tctACTGTCAAAATTTCAACCCTAACTTCAAGGAGAGTGAAATGAATGTGATTGCTGCTGACATGTGCACAAACGCGAGGCGGGTCCGCAAGCGATGGTTGCCCAAGATTAAGTCCATGCTGCCCGATGGCATGGATGTGTACCGTGCAGGAATGGGCATGAGCGCTGCTATAGGTCTGGGTCTGACGCTGGGTGCCCCTCAGTCAGGGTTACCCCTCACTTTTGAGGCCGACTTCAAGACCTTAGAGCAAAGGTTGTATCCTGATCGTAAGGACCCTCTCAGGACTCACCCACCCCTGACAGAAGGCAGCCCCGGGTCTGGGGCGGCTGGAGCAGAAGCTGAAGATGAAGGCGAAGGAGCAGTccaagaggaacaggaggaagacGAGGATGAAGCTAGGTTAGAGGGTGTAAACAGATCACTGGGGGCGATCCCAGGAGCCGAGGCAGGCAACTGTGGCGACACGCCGGCTGAGCAGGAAGCAGAAAATTTTGGACACGGTGCGAGGGTGAACGGACAGTGA